From Candidatus Eremiobacterota bacterium, the proteins below share one genomic window:
- a CDS encoding RtcB family protein, protein MTVELIETAGRPVKAWVDGVEFDEGARKQVANMAALPFVHSHVAVMPDVHLGRGATVGSVIPTLGAIVPAAVGVDIGCGMIAQKLTLRAEDLPTDLRGVRKAIESVVPVGKASHRDPVPAAERAWEADLGERYARVVERAPTVSTRNVREQLGTMGGGNHFCELCLDEAGDVWLVLHSGSRGVGNRIGVFYIERALEELERAGVNIADRDLAHLTEHTPSFDAYVEAVGWAQDYARTNREIMMENALEALRDRKVKLPRFTRAETVVNCHHNYVARERHFGADVFVTRKGAVRAGKDELGFIPGSMGARSFVVRGLGNPESFESCSHGAGRRMSRGEAMRKLTLKDLKRETEGVECRKDAGVLDEAPSAYKDVDAVMAAQHDLVRIVHTLRQVVCIKG, encoded by the coding sequence ATCACCGTGGAACTGATCGAGACGGCCGGCCGGCCGGTCAAGGCCTGGGTCGACGGCGTCGAGTTCGACGAAGGCGCTCGCAAGCAGGTCGCCAACATGGCCGCGCTGCCGTTCGTGCACTCGCACGTCGCGGTGATGCCGGACGTGCATCTCGGCCGCGGCGCGACCGTCGGCAGCGTCATCCCGACGCTCGGTGCGATCGTGCCGGCCGCGGTCGGCGTCGACATCGGCTGCGGCATGATCGCGCAGAAGCTCACGCTGCGCGCCGAGGATCTCCCGACCGACCTGCGCGGGGTGCGCAAGGCGATTGAGAGCGTCGTGCCGGTCGGTAAGGCCTCGCACCGCGATCCGGTGCCGGCGGCGGAACGCGCATGGGAAGCGGATCTCGGCGAGCGCTACGCGCGGGTGGTGGAGCGTGCGCCGACGGTCTCGACCCGCAACGTGCGCGAGCAGCTCGGCACGATGGGCGGCGGCAACCACTTCTGCGAGCTCTGCCTCGACGAAGCGGGGGACGTCTGGCTGGTCCTGCACTCGGGCTCGCGCGGCGTCGGCAACCGCATCGGTGTGTTCTACATCGAGCGCGCCCTCGAAGAGCTCGAGCGCGCCGGCGTGAACATCGCCGACCGCGACCTCGCGCACCTGACCGAGCACACGCCGTCGTTCGACGCCTACGTCGAAGCGGTGGGCTGGGCGCAGGACTACGCGCGGACGAACCGCGAGATCATGATGGAGAACGCGCTCGAAGCGCTGCGCGACCGCAAGGTCAAGCTGCCGCGCTTCACCCGCGCCGAAACCGTCGTGAACTGCCACCACAACTACGTCGCGCGCGAACGGCACTTCGGGGCCGACGTCTTCGTGACGCGGAAGGGGGCGGTCCGCGCCGGCAAGGACGAGCTCGGCTTCATCCCGGGCTCGATGGGCGCGCGCTCGTTCGTCGTGCGCGGGCTCGGCAATCCGGAGTCGTTCGAGTCGTGCTCGCACGGCGCGGGCCGCCGGATGAGCCGCGGCGAGGCGATGCGCAAGCTGACGCTCAAGGATCTCAAGCGCGAGACCGAAGGCGTCGAATGCCGCAAGGACGCGGGCGTCCTCGACGAGGCGCCGTCCGCGTACAAGGACGTCGACGCCGTCATGGCGGCGCAGCACGATCTGGTTCGGATCGTGCACACGCTCCGCCAGGTGGTCTGCATCAAGGGTTGA
- a CDS encoding DIP1984 family protein has protein sequence MKLGEALRLRSDNYKKIAELKARAVASAQVQEGAGAPDDPNVLLQTIDRLAAETLALVQRINRTNVTTVLPSGQPLVDALAERDYLLAVRNPFEAVADAASAIQQRYMRSEIRAVRTVDPVALHKTADEFARRHRLLDVAIQQANWITDLAE, from the coding sequence ATGAAGCTCGGTGAAGCGCTCCGACTGCGTTCGGACAACTACAAGAAGATCGCGGAGCTCAAGGCGCGTGCCGTCGCGAGCGCGCAGGTTCAGGAAGGTGCGGGCGCTCCGGACGACCCGAACGTGCTGCTCCAGACGATCGATCGACTGGCGGCGGAGACGCTGGCGCTGGTGCAGCGCATCAACCGCACCAACGTGACGACGGTGCTGCCGTCGGGTCAGCCGCTCGTCGACGCGCTCGCGGAGCGCGACTACCTCCTCGCGGTGCGCAACCCGTTCGAGGCGGTCGCAGACGCGGCGAGCGCGATCCAACAGCGCTACATGCGCTCCGAGATCCGTGCCGTGCGCACGGTGGACCCGGTCGCCCTCCACAAGACGGCGGACGAGTTCGCTCGGCGCCACCGCCTCCTGGATGTCGCCATCCAGCAGGCGAACTGGATCACCGACCTGGCTGAGTGA